The sequence TTGTATGCAAATGGGGACGGTAATTAGGTGCACAACTTCAGGCAGTTTCTCCTTTACTCataactagtaagcttgcacgtgcaatgcacgtcttgaTTAGTACAAAAACAATATAATGAGCAAATGAAATGATGACACAATCAATTTTATTATCTGAGAAGCACCTACTCTCAATCATGCACACATAAGTAAACCACAAAAACCATGCATTCAAAATCACTAATGTGTAATACTAATTCATCATCCCTGGTAAACTATTAAAAAGATAAACAATTGCTCACAGAACAGACTATGGGTAGGAATATAACATAAATGAATAGATACTGTCCCATCTCCATTGAGATGCCTTCACCAAGATTATGTTCTCTACTTCATCATCTTTATCCCGAGTCATTACTTAAAAGTTATTAAGTTGTTCAACGATCAACACACAATATCAGatataaatagtactccctctataaagaaatataaaagcgttcagatagtgatctaaatgctcttatatttctttaaggAGGGAGTACATACTTTCATGGGGAAATAGTAAAAAGAAAATACACTTTTCTAGCAGTCTGAGTACATAGTCGTACTGCCAGGGTAAGAAATTGACAAGATAAAAAATCTAGTATTACATCATCAGTACATGGAAACCTCATTGGCACACATGAATGCATCCAGAAATGACCCTGGATTGCCATCACAAGCCATTAAAACAGCATCCCAATGTTGCAAAAAGGGTTGCTTGACAACCATTCTATTACTCGAGCTAAAAACCATTTCCAAACACTGAGCAAATCATGTCCTTCTAGAGATAAAAATAGAAATATAAGAGCCTTGATATGCCCGTTATCTGATTATCTTACAGTGAAGAAAGCCATATATCTGACTGCGAGTGTTAGTGAAATCTGTATGATTGTACCATCGAAAATAAAGCCCAGCCATAGTAGAGATGCGATTCCAAATGCAAGGCCCAGAGCAACACTGGTCAAAGAAGATACAGATTAGCATTGGTAGCATAGTTTGGTATCATCTAGTTTGGAATTGTAAATCACATATGCTCCGAGTGAAACTTATGATAAAAACTTTATTATGGACCCTGCACTGGAAGTTTTTCCGAGAACCGTTCAATAAAATAACTGATAGACAACAATAGCAGTCCAGTAGAATGCAAGGTTATTTAGTAAGAATACAGTACAAAATAATCTTATAATTGTACATGGCGTAATTTGGTAACTATGCAATAACCCAATGGTGGGTGTGCGTTGGCTATGTTTCAAAGTTCAGTCGTGGGCAGAATTATCATTGTCGGTTACATTTTCCCGGATCAAATAAATATGAGTTGGCCGTTGCTTCTTCTTAAGAATATGCAAAGTAGTTTCATCCAAACACATCCCACCCTGCCCCATCCCAAACCCCTCTGGTCTCTTTTTTCCAACATGGTGCGATTTATTTTAAATGAAGTGAAAATACACTTGTATTAAATTTCACATACAAGTGTACCAATATAATGTATACTTTTACTTCTTAGTGTGAAGCATACATTCTAAAGCCCAAATAGACTTGTAATCTGTATACTATGTCAATCATTCCATTTTGATTATCATAATGGAACTGCTCCCAATAAAACACAGGAATGGGCATGCAGACAAGGGGAAAGCATgcattctaaaaaaaatcaaaAGATGAACAATTTGGGAGTCAGAGTACCATACCTATCGTTCATTAAGGATTCTCCTTCGATTATCGTACTGAGCTTTTTGCTTGCGCCTAGGTCTTTTAGAAGAGCAATCATAGTAACATGATCGGTTGCACTGAGCGTCCGCCGAACAAGAATGATGTTTTCCAGTTCCAGTCATACGGAAAAGTAAGCTACGACAAATTAGGCATCGGAACATTAAACTGAATTGCCTATGTCCGTTATCAATCCAGGCACACACATACCTTTATAGGAGCGCCAAGCAAAAATGTTGAGATCACCACACCTAGAACAGCAAGTAACACCATCTGTACCATGCATTTCTTCTGCAAAGTAAACACTTTAGTATACACTGAATAGTAATATATGCATCTGCGGTGCTACATATAACAGTTGAACACTGGAAgctgaccatgtaagtaaatctgATGGCAACAAgccaacaattaatcacaacaccATCTCAACTTAGAGAACCATTTGTTTCCTATGGGCTGCTGAGCGCCATGTTGTGCCCAACCCACTGAATAATTAGTGTCATATGCACCCGAATAGCAAAGCTTAGTGACCTGGTCAATGACATAGCTTGGTGAGAGCTAGAGCAACTTACTTAGTTCTATCTCTCGTTCTCTTTACAACTTTCAGAAAAGTAATCTTGCAACAATGACAATGGTTGGCAGACCTTGTTGCTGCATGCATTTCACAAGTACACTGACTGCAAGAAAATTGTACGAAGAGTAATCCACATGGTTTAGGTAGAAGCAATCCCACAACAGGTGGGCACAACCAGTACCTTGAAGCATCAATAGGAAAATTGCCATAAGATTTTCCGTACAGTTTTGTAGTATACTTACAAATTATTTCGCCCTGTCCAGCTTTTCACACATTAGTTTCAGATAAGTTGGTCCTAACAAGCCAGTTCATATATTCAGTAGTGCCACAAATTCAGTTTAATGCCTTACCTTGATGGTCCCTTGGAGGATCTACATCCACCCCCTGCTTACTTCTTCATTCTTCTACTGTTTATTCGCTTGAGTTGCACCTCGCTTTTCTTATCCCTATTCAATTACCCAACAGTGAATCAAATGAGTATTTAGGTGAGCTAGACTTACAGAAATTAACTCTGAAACCGAGTATTTGTTTGATGCTGCGGGGTACGTGTGCTCATAAGCTACTATATCAGACGGAGATCTGATTGATTAGCACCAAAAAATTGAACACGTGAGGATCCCACCAACTCTACTACTTACCATGGAAGCTGATTAATAACACACGAAAAAAATCACCGGATTGATTTGAATTAAAGGTTCACCTGATTGATTTGTGATAGACCATCAGTGCCGTCGACGGTGCCCGTAGGGAGAACTGCAGGAGATCGTCGACGGCCCAGCCAGATGATGACAAGGACGGTGATGACGACACCTCCTGCGCCGTGGCCGAGACCGGCGCCGCCTTGGCGACGATGGCGGCGCTGTCTGGGGAGGTGGTTCGGATGCTCAGTGCGGCTAGGCAAGCCGGAAACGAACGGCGTCGTGTCAGATGACTCGGATCTGGGCGtcccgtcgtcgatctggtcgagAGGAAGGCCGGAAGTCGCGAGAGAAGGTCTGGCAGAGCTTGGTCCATGGCCATGGTGTTCTGCAACATGGgaacggggagagggagagagattagtgaggagagagagagagaagggaggaggagggTGTTGGCACGGCTAACCGGCcgaggaggtcggcggcggctcGCCATAGCAAATGAGGCGGTGACTGGACATCACACATCAGCCGAACGACGGGCGGCGACCGCATCCATGCGGCAGCAACCTAGCGGAGGAGCCGCGGACGGCAACGGCGATCGCATCTGTGGGGCAGCGGCCGAGCGGAGGAGCGGTGgtgtgaggcggcggcggcggccggccgtgTAGGGGGTGGGCGAGCGAGGGCGGTGGCGTATGGGCGAGCGAGGGCGGTGGCATATGGGCGAGTGGGTATCGTGCGTGCGAGGGGCGGTTTTTCTTATGGATGACTCGATGGAGGTGTGCGTTTGATTGTAGTGGCTTAATGCGTGGCTTGCAGCATTAAACACGGAAGAATTAAGGGCCATTAGATCTTGACGATTGATGGAtgtgattgtttggatctgcccctctcttccttttatagtggtagtagatgaaCAAGATTTAGGTGACACGCCGGAGAAACCAAGAAAGTGAAGGTGACACAGACCGTTCGAAAGCATGCATGTGCCCATCGCACTTAAAGGCCATCTTGGAAAAATACAGCCTTGGATAAGGTCCAAGCTTAAAAATCAAAGGGCATGTACAGCACGCTGCTGTCAAAACACTGAATGAGAGCAATACATCAACCATTTAAAACAGTTGATGTTCAGGTGGACAGTTTTTTGCCGTGACTTTAAAAAAAAAACTTAATGTCAATCAAAATGAATACTACTACTTCACGAGCGAATTTCCGAAATATACTTTTGACTTTGTGAGTCAGGCGAAACAATCAAAGATGCAGTTCAATTAGAAAAATGGACAAAAGTAAATATAATATGAAATAAATAACTCCAGAATAATCTGTTACATATATAATGGTCTGCCATACATATCAAAGAACAGAAAAGATATATACACAACCCTCCTCATGACCACGGAGTATAGAACCTAACTAGTAGATGATCAGAGCACAGAATAATCTCGCCTGTACAAAGCTAGATCAGGCCATCCTAAGAGAAGCACGACGATGAATGAAAATGACACGACGATCGCATCCATCCAATCCAAGCAATAAATAACCGAGCCAAACGATCAGGCGTACGCGCCCTGCTGCTTGTACCCGCCGCCGTTGCGGTGGTCGCGGCGGTTGTTCCTGAAGGCGCAGCAGCCGACGGAGTAgacaatgatgatgaagacgaggaagACGATGTTGATGATGGCGGAGCGCTTCCAATTGCGCTTGAGGGTGGCCACCACGCCGGCCTTGCACGACTGGCAGCCGTAGCAGAGCGCCCCGTCGTTGGACCACGCGCCGCAGTCGGGCTCCGTCGACTTGGCGGGGCCGGTCCATTGCGTGCTGTTGACGTAGGTGAAGCCGCAGCTGATCGGAGGCTTGCAGCAGCCGGACTGCGCGCAGGAAAAGATGAAATGGTCAGTCAGCCTCCATCGCAAATATAGAATAATAATCAATTAAATTATTTCTTTTCTGACCACGAAAAAAAGTTCAATGGTACTACATGCCTCAATTTTTCTTATAGAAAGAGATGATTTGGTCAAGGAGCAGTTGAATTGTGCGACCTAATAATAGGAAAGTTTGGTAAAATGGCACCCGAGCGTTGAGATGGAGGTGTCACTGCCACACTTGTGGTCTGGTTCC comes from Triticum aestivum cultivar Chinese Spring chromosome 5B, IWGSC CS RefSeq v2.1, whole genome shotgun sequence and encodes:
- the LOC123112061 gene encoding uncharacterized protein; this encodes MASRRRPPRPNTMAMDQALPDLLSRLPAFLSTRSTTGRPDPSHLTRRRSFPACLAALSIRTTSPDSAAIVAKAAPVSATAQEVSSSPSLSSSGWAVDDLLQFSLRAPSTALMVYHKSIRDKKSEVQLKRINSRRMKK